In the genome of Candidatus Hydrogenedentota bacterium, one region contains:
- a CDS encoding GIY-YIG nuclease family protein: MTYVYLLISESHPKQRHIGLTDDLKQRIHGHNAGPSPHTSKFCPWKLVTYVAFSEKQNAVGFERYLKSSSGNAFANKRLW, from the coding sequence ATGACCTATGTCTACTTACTCATAAGCGAATCCCACCCAAAGCAGCGTCACATCGGCCTCACCGATGACCTGAAACAACGCATCCACGGTCATAACGCGGGACCCTCTCCGCACACCTCGAAGTTTTGTCCATGGAAGTTGGTAACATACGTAGCATTCTCGGAAAAACAGAACGCGGTCGGTTTTGAGCGTTACCTGAAATCCAGTTCTGGGAACGCTTTTGCGAATAAACGGCTGTGGTAG